The DNA region CACAAAGTGACCGAACTTTTTAAAACGGTTGAGCTAACGACTAAAACTGTTCTTCTTCAGTAGAACCCGTTAGTGCTGTTACTGACGATTTACCACCTTGAATACACGTTGTTACTTGATCGAAGTAACCAGTACCCACTTCTTGCTGATGCGACACGAAAGTATAACCTTTCTTAGCTGCAGCAAATTCAAGTTCCTGTACTTTCTCAACATAGTGCTTCATACCTTCACCACGAGCATAGTCATAGGCTAAATCAAACATGTTGTACCACATGTTATGAATGCCCGCTAACGTGATGAACTGGTACTTATAGCCCATGTTAGATAGCTCTTGTTGGAACTTAGCAATCGTAGCGTCATCCAAATTCTTCTTCCAGTTAAACGAAGGAGAACAGTTGTACGCTAACAGTTGGTCTGGGTACTGTGCATGAATTGCATCTGCAAATTTCTTCGCTTCTTCGAGACAAGGCTTAGCTGTTTCACACCAAATCAAGTCTGCATAAGGGGCATAAGCAAGGCCACGTGAAATAGCTTGGTCAATACCTGCGTTAACACGATAGAAACCTTCGTTAGTACGTTCACCAGTAACAAACTCACGGTCATATTCATCACAATCTGAAGTCATCAAATCTGCAGCATTAGCATCGGTACGTGCAATAACCAAGGTATCAACACCGCTTACATCTGCCGCTAAACGTGCAGCGACTAACTTTTGTACTGCTTCTTGAGTTGGTACTAGAACTTTACCGCCCATGTGACCACACTTTTTAACAGACGCTAATTGATCTTCAAAGTGAACACCAGCAGCACCAGCATCAATCATCGACTTCATCAGTTCAAAGGCATTCAATACACCACCAAAACCAGCTTCAGCATCTGCAACGATTGGTAGGAAATAGTCAGTATAATTGTCATCACCAGGATTAACTTCTTTACCCCATTGGATCTGGTCAGCACGGCGGAAAGAGTTATTAATACGGCTCACGACGGCTGGTACTGAGTTAGCAGGATAAAGAGATTGGTCTGGATACATAGTGCCCGCTAGGTTAGCGTCTGCAGCAACCTGCCAGCCTGATAAGTAAATAGCTTCAATACCCGCTTTTGCTTGCTGTACAGCTTGACCACCAGTCAATGCGCCAAGTGAGTTAACGTAGCCTTTTTTAGCTCCGCCATTAACCAATTTCCACAATCTTGCAGCCCCAAGCTTCGCAATTGTGTTTTCAGGTACAACAGAACCACGTAATGCCACAACTTCTTCAGCAGTAAATGGACGTTTAACACCTTTCCAACGTGGATTTTCAGCCCAATCTTTCTTAATTGCATCAACCTGTTGCTGACGAGTTAGTTGTGTAGTCATAGTATTACTCCTTCCAGATTAATAAGTTGGCAAAGTAAAAGTGATTAACCTTACCAAATATATTTTTCTATAATAAATATATAGTTAACTTGCTATTTAGCGGTCAACAATTCATAACCTGGTAATGTTAAGAAATCGACTAACTCATCTGAGGTAGTAATTTGTTCAAATAACGCTGCCGCTTTAGTGAATTGGCCAGCTTCAAAACGCTCAGTACCGAGCTCTTTTTTTACGTTGGCCGTTTCTTCTTTTAACATCTGTTTAAATAATTCTTTAGTGACAAGTTTGCCATTTGATAAGTTCTTGCCATGTTTGATCCACTGCCAAATAGAAGTGCGAGATATTTCTGCCGTAGCAGCATCTTCCATCAATCCGTAAATCGGTACGCAACCATTACCTTGGATCCACGCTTCGATGTATTGCAAAGCAATACGGATATTCAAACGCATGCCTTCTTCAGTTCGCTCACCCTCACAAGGCTCAAGTAACTCACTGGCTAAAATAGGTGCATCAACATCACGAGTAATATGCAATTGATTTGTTCTGCCGCCGCCAATGTAATCATTAAAGATTTTCATTGCAGTATCAGCTAAACCAGGATGAGCAACCCAAGTACCATCGTGGCCATTGCGAGCTTCCAACTCTTTATCGCCACGCACCTTTTGCAATACTAGCTCGTTAGTGGCTTCATCTTTAGCAGGAATAAATGCCGCCATGCCACCCATAGCTAATGCACCACGTTTATGACAAGTCTTAATCAGTAAGCGAGAATAGGCGCTTAAAAACTTGGTATCCATGGTCACTGCCTGACGATCAGGTAACACACGATCTG from Shewanella polaris includes:
- the aceA gene encoding isocitrate lyase, coding for MTTQLTRQQQVDAIKKDWAENPRWKGVKRPFTAEEVVALRGSVVPENTIAKLGAARLWKLVNGGAKKGYVNSLGALTGGQAVQQAKAGIEAIYLSGWQVAADANLAGTMYPDQSLYPANSVPAVVSRINNSFRRADQIQWGKEVNPGDDNYTDYFLPIVADAEAGFGGVLNAFELMKSMIDAGAAGVHFEDQLASVKKCGHMGGKVLVPTQEAVQKLVAARLAADVSGVDTLVIARTDANAADLMTSDCDEYDREFVTGERTNEGFYRVNAGIDQAISRGLAYAPYADLIWCETAKPCLEEAKKFADAIHAQYPDQLLAYNCSPSFNWKKNLDDATIAKFQQELSNMGYKYQFITLAGIHNMWYNMFDLAYDYARGEGMKHYVEKVQELEFAAAKKGYTFVSHQQEVGTGYFDQVTTCIQGGKSSVTALTGSTEEEQF